The Tripterygium wilfordii isolate XIE 37 chromosome 17, ASM1340144v1, whole genome shotgun sequence genome has a window encoding:
- the LOC119982880 gene encoding UDP-glycosyltransferase 73C4-like has protein sequence MAASQTKQPHFLLIPQPTQGHVIPLVDIAIMLAQRCVTMTIVTTPLNAERFMPTIVGARESGLKINIEQLQLPFEAAGLPEGCENVDMLPSIDLSSNFFTALGMLQQPVEELFARLSPRPNCILSDFFLPWTAPIATKFGVPRITFTGFSCFAELCLHNIRNNSSFLKSIGSNYEYFRVPGLPGDDIEIAKAHLPQPPSPNMQAYLEQVLTAERTSYGMILNTFEELESKYIKEFNKVRPNKKAWCIGPVSLSNKDTLNKVQRGNKSSIDQHDCLNWLDLQKPGSVVYVCLGSLSNPTPAQLTELGLGLEASKRPFVWVFKGDKSNAIENWITEDGFEERVKGRGLLIRGWAPQILILSHPAIGGFLTHCGWNSILESISAGVPLITWPLFGDQFLNEKLVVQVLRIGVSVGVKVPLQFGAEEKIGVVLKKQDIEKAINMLMDSEDSEAREMRRRASEFGEESKKAIEEGGSSHINLTMLIEDIMQQTNEEESS, from the coding sequence ATGGCCGCCTCCCAAACCAAGCAACCCCATTTTCTCTTAATTCCTCAACCAACACAAGGCCACGTAATCCCCCTAGTAGACATAGCTATAATGTTGGCACAGCGTTGCGTGACTATGACCATTGTCACCACTCCGCTTAACGCAGAGCGTTTTATGCCAACCATTGTTGGTGCCAGAGAATCTGGGCTCAAAATCAACATAGAACAACTCCAACTTCCATTTGAAGCAGCAGGATTACCAGAAGGGTGTGAGAATGTCGACATGCTGCCTTCAATAGATTTGTCATCGAATTTCTTcactgcattaggaatgctgcAACAGCCAGTGGAAGAACTATTCGCGAGGCTAAGTCCCCGTCCAAACTGCATACTCTCCGATTTTTTCTTGCCTTGGACGGCCCCAATTGCAACCAAGTTTGGTGTTCCAAGGATCACTTTCACCGGATTCTCGTGCTTTGCAGAATTGTGCTTGCACAACATTCGCAACAATTCTAGTTTCCTGAAGAGCATAGGTTCGAATTATGAATACTTTCGCGTGCCTGGCTTGCCCGGTGATGACATTGAAATCGCAAAAGCACATCTCCCGCAACCCCCATCTCCAAATATGCAAGCATATTTGGAGCAAGTGTTAACCGCTGAAAGGACAAGCTATGGGATGATTCTCAATACCTTTGAAGAATTGGAGTCCAAGTACATCAAAGAATTTAATAAGGTAAGACCAAATAAGAAGGCTTGGTGTATTGGTCCTGTTTCATTATCCAACAAAGATACCTTAAATAAGGTTCAAAGAGGTAACAAGTCCTCAATTGATCAACATGATTGCTTGAATTGGCTAGACTTGCAAAAACCAGGATCTGTAGTCTATGTTTGTCTTGGAAGCCTTAGCAATCCAACACCAGCACAGTTGACTGAGCTTGGACTAGGCCTAGAAGCATCAAAAAGGCCATTTGTTTGGGTATTCAAGGGAGACAAATCAAATGCGATAGAGAACTGGATCACtgaagatggatttgaagaaagaGTCAAGGGTAGAGGCCTATTGATTCGCGGTTGGGCGCCGCAGATTCTAATCCTCTCACACCCAGCAATTGGAGGATTCTTAACACATTGTGGTTGGAATTCAATACTTGAATCAATAAGTGCTGGTGTGCCATTGATTACATGGCCATTATTTGGAGACCAATTTTTGAATGAGAAGTTGGTAGTGCAAGTGCTGAGGATTGGTGTAAGTGTCGGAGTGAAGGTTCCATTACAGTTTGGAGCTGAAGAGAAGATTGGAGTTGTGTTGAAGAAACAAGACATTGAGAAGGCTATTAACATGTTGATGGATAGTGAAGATTCTGAGGCAAGAGAGATGAGGAGGAGAGCTAGTGAGTTTGGTGAGGAGTCAAAGAAAGCAATTGAAGAAGGTGGTTCTTCTCATATTAATTTGACAATGTTAATCGAAGATATCATGCAACAGACAAATGAAGAGGAGTCAAGCTAA
- the LOC119982886 gene encoding phosphomannomutase-like: protein MAAVKPGLIALFDVDGTLTAPRKMATPEMIEFMQELQKNVTVGIVGGSDLSKISEQLGKTVVNDYDYVFSENGLVAHKDGKLIGTQSLKSFLGEEKLKEFINFTLHYIADLDIQIKRGTFIEFRSGMLNVSPIGRNCSQEERDEFERYDKVHNVRPKMVAVLREKFSHLNLTFSIGGQISFDVFPQGWDKTYCLRYLQDFHDIHFFGDKTYKVNILSMIYWPLFLAFCFTQVSYVSPCFYDMFLF from the exons ATGGCAGCAGTAAAGCCTGGTTTGATTGCTTTGTTTGATGTTGATGGCACTCTTACAGCTCCAAGAAAG ATGGCTACTCCAGAGATGATTGAGTTCATGCAGGAACTCCAGAAG AATGTCACAGTTGGAATTGTGGGTGGATCTGACCTTTCCAAGATATCAGAGCAGCTCGGGAAAACAG TTGTTAATGATTATGACTATGTATTTTCTGAGAATGGCCTTGTGGCTCATAAGGATGGGAAACTCATTGGCACCCAG AGCTTGAAATCATTTCTTGGAGAAGAGAAGCTCAAG GAATTTATAAACTTTACCCTCCACTATATTGCTGACTTGGATATCCAGATAAAGAG GGGAACATTTATAGAATTTCGAAGTGGGATGCTCAATGTGTCACCTATTGGGCGAAACTGCAgccaagaagaaagagatgagttTGAAAGGTACGACAAG GTTCACAATGTACGTCCAAAAATGGTAGCTGTGCTTCGTGAAAAGTTTTCTCACCTCAACCTTACATTTTCTATTGGAGGGCAAATAAGTTTTGAC GTTTTCCCCCAAGGATGGGACAAGACGTACTGCCTTAGATACCTTCAAGATTTTCATGACATCCACTTCTTCGGTGACAAAACTTACAAGGTCAACATCTTGTCCATGATATATTGGCCATTATTTCTTGCTTTCTGCTTTACTCAAGTCAGCTATGTTTCACCCTGCTTTTATGATATGTTTCTCTTTTAA